TTTCTTGTCCTCTACAGGCAGGCCGCCTTCTTTAAGCTGATTGAACGCGCCTACGTTGTAGACTTTGGTAAAGCCTGCATCCAGCATGAGTTTGGCGGCTTGGCCGCTTCGGTTGCCAGAGGCGCAATACAGGTAGTAAGTCTTGTCCTTGTCCCAGCCCGCGAAGTCCTTGGCAAACTGCCCGCCTCTAAAATCTGAGAGCAGCGCTGCCTGCAAGTGGCCGGCGGCAAATTCTTCTGGCGTACGCACGTCTACCACCACGCCTTTTTCTTTCTGGGCTAAGGTTTTAAACTGCGAAGGTGACAGTTGTTCAGGCGATTTCTGTTGTGCGCATGCTCCTAAGAACGTCATGCTGAGGGCTAACATAAGTACAAGCGTTTTCATCATTTCTATAGTGGATTAAGGTACAAATCATGAGCAATTGCTAATTTAGCTAATAATTGGACAAAGGCAGTGGGTTAGCTTGTTGCTCTTGCTCATTGAAGTGAAAACAAGGACGGCTGCGTAAAAGGTCAATTATTTTTTAAACATCGTAAAAGCTTAAAATAGAGTAGATTATATTTTGCGCTATTCCCCTGCCCAAAGTTTTTACGATTTTTCTCCTCCTGTAGGCAACCTGAACGCAGGGTGCTGCATCTTACCATCAAACAGCCACAGCAACTATCGCTTAAAATTTTACCATCGTGAACGAAAAAGATCTGGTTAAGGCACTGCAGACCGGCGATGCAAAAGCCCAGCGCTTCTTGTACGAACGCTACGGCGGCCCCATGATGGGTGTCTGTCTGCGGTATCTCAAGAACGAAATGGACGCAGAGGAGGTCTTGATCAACGGGTTCATGAAAGTGTACCATAACGTGAACAGGTTTGAAGAAAAGGGAAGTTTTGAAGGCTGGGTAAGACGCATCATGGTCAATGAGGCGCTGCAGTACCTGAGAAAGAAAGAACCTCTGCACCTGGCCATTGAGAAGGAGCACATTCACCTGGCCTCTGAAGATGCCACCCCAGACAGTGACATGTCTGCCGAGGAGATGATGGAGATGCTGCATGACCTGCCGGCCGGCTATAGAGCGGTCTTCAACTTGTACGCCATTGAAGGCTACTCGCACAAAGAGATTGGGGAGATGCTCAACATTAGTGAAGGCACCTCCAAGTCACAGTTAAGCAAAGCCAGAGCCATGCTGCAACGCATGCTGGCAGAACAAGGAATCACGATTGATATCTAACCCATACAGATATGAGCGCAGAAGATTTAGACAAACTGTTTAGAGACAAACTCCAGAACAGACCCGTTACCCCCGGCAATGACGTCTGGGAGCGTATGCAGGCCCGCATGCAGCCACCGGTGCAGCAAGAAGAAAAGAAACCGGTCATGTGGTACTGGTCAGCCGCCGCGGCGGTGGTGCTTTTGATCACGGTGAGCATCTGGATGCTGAGACCCGGCCAGCAAATCAACCAGGGTACTGCTCCCATGGCCAAAGCAGAAACCGCCGCACCGGCAAAAGCAGATGACGCCCCGGCGCCCGGCAATGAAAAAGTAGATAAAGAAATAATTGAAAATTTTTCTACTCCTCAGGCAACCGGATCTCAAGCTCTTGCATCTATCCAAACAGAAGGCCAAACGGCCAGCCAGAGAAAAGCCAACAGCACCTCTGCTCCCGCTCCTTCTAGAAAGACAGAAAGAACCAAATCAACGGTAGAAAAGATGAAAACAGAAGCAGCGCCCCTGAAGCTAAGCACACCAGAGCCAGAAATGCTAGCCCAGGCCTCTACTCCTGCCACCAACGCTACTTCTTCTTCCACCGCCAGTGCTGAGCCCATGGAGATTATTGTGAAGCTGGATAATTCTGTAGCCCAGCCCACCAAGTTGGCACAAACCAATCCAGAGCCGGCAGAAGACAAAGATTACAACAACGGCCGCAGCACCGGTAAAGTGGTGAAAGGCATTTTTAAGCAAGTAAAGAATTTAACCCAGGGTGAAAAAATCGACCTCAAAGAACTAGGCCTCAAACACACCTACGCCCTGGAAACCCAAATAGGAAACAAAAAGATATCTAAAACCATCACTCTCTAAAGTCCAATTACTATGAAACGTATGTACGCCCTGCTACCGGCCATCATGATGGCTGCCGCAATCGCTTTGCCTTCTCGCGCCGAATCAAAAGTGGCTTTGCAGCCTGCCGCGCAAGATACTTTGATCATGAAGCTTAAAAACAACTCCCAGGTGCTGGTGGTGGTGAAAGACCTGAAGGATCTGAAAAGTATAAAAAACATGAACCTTGATTCTTTGGTGAGCCTGCTGGACAAGCACACTACTGAGATAGAGAGAGCCGGCGCTGCCGCCAATGAAAAGCCCGTAACCATTACCGTAGACGGAGATTCTGGCAACGGCACCGAAGAGATCAACATCACCATCTCTCAAGACAGCAAAGAAGGCCGCCAGGTCATCAAGAAGGAAATCAAAAACGTGAAGATAGACGTGAGCGTGGACGGTGATGAAGACGAGTCTACCCTGAAAGTGAACGTGGGCAAAGATGACGACGATGATGACGACGACGACGAAAAAGAAAAACCGCGCAACCCTAAACACGGCTAT
The nucleotide sequence above comes from Nibribacter ruber. Encoded proteins:
- a CDS encoding rhodanese-like domain-containing protein translates to MLALSMTFLGACAQQKSPEQLSPSQFKTLAQKEKGVVVDVRTPEEFAAGHLQAALLSDFRGGQFAKDFAGWDKDKTYYLYCASGNRSGQAAKLMLDAGFTKVYNVGAFNQLKEGGLPVEDKK
- a CDS encoding RNA polymerase sigma factor; the protein is MNEKDLVKALQTGDAKAQRFLYERYGGPMMGVCLRYLKNEMDAEEVLINGFMKVYHNVNRFEEKGSFEGWVRRIMVNEALQYLRKKEPLHLAIEKEHIHLASEDATPDSDMSAEEMMEMLHDLPAGYRAVFNLYAIEGYSHKEIGEMLNISEGTSKSQLSKARAMLQRMLAEQGITIDI